The sequence tgaagatctcaaatttctcgccatacagataatgacgctagatcttcaaagcgaacacaatggctgctaactccaaatcatggactgggtagttgtcctcgtgaagcttcagctgtctagaagcgtatgcgatcacatgcccattctgagtcaggacacaacctaacccctgaagagaagcatcagtgtacaccacataccctccagatcctgacggtaatgccaacaccggcgcagaagtcaaccgccgtcgaagctcacagaaattctcctcacactcggaggaccactcgaaatccacacccttgcgggtaagctgcgtcaaaggtcgagctagttgagagaagttcggaatgaagcgacgataataccctgctagacccagaaaactacggatctcagcaaccgtcgttggacgcgaccaattaagtaccgcttcaattttgcttggatcaacagaaatcccttccctggatatgatatggccaagaaagaccactcgatctatccagaactcacacttgctcagtttggcgtacaactgctcatcccgaagagtctgcagtaccaaccgcaagtgagaaacatgctcttccgtattacgcgaaaacaccaagatgtcgtcaatgaagaccacgacaaacttgtccaaatactccctgaagacacggttcatcagatccatgaatatagtcggcgcattagtcaaaccaaatggcatcactaaaaactcgtaatgcccatagcgagtaaagaatgcagtcttggctacgtcctgatcacggactctcaactgatgatacccagatctcaagtcaatcttggagtaaactgacgtgccctgcagctgatcaaacaagtcatcaatacgaggcaacggatacttgttcttcacagtgactcgattcagctgccgatagataatgcacagccgcatcgacccatccttcttctttacaaaaagaacaggagctccccaaggagatacactaggacgaatgtaccccttgtccaaaagatcctgtagctgattcttcaactcatgcatctctgacggagccagacgatacggtgctcgagaaatagacgaagtacccgacatcaactctatgccaaactcgactttcctaacaggaggaaaacctggaatctcatcaggaaatacatctgaaaattcatccacaacaggaatgctctctatcccaatactctcagcggacaaatcaactgcatagataaggtagccttccccgccagattctagagctcgacaggctctcaaagctgataccaaaggcatcgggggtcgcgctctctcaccatagaaaaaccagctttcGCTCccttctggatgaaagcgtactaatctctgatagcagtcttccactgaagctcgataggtagtcaacatatatATTTCCAAAATGCagtcaaagtcgtccatcgccaggaccatgagatttgctaacagaatgttcccttagaactctaaaggacaacccatcactagacgcttagccaaagcagattggcccgtcggagtagaaacagacatcactacatctagtgcaatgcatggtaacttatgcctcttaacaaaatgtgcagaaatgaaggaatgagatgcaccagtgtcaataagtacaagagcaggtataccataaagcataaatgtacctgcgatgactttctcattctcctccactgcctgatcatgtctcagggcaaacacctggccagaagctcgtggcctcaaataagaactcccagcaggctgttcCTGCGAcatctgctgtacggtggcctaaGAATCAGATCCTGAaacagaaccagaaccgcctcccccagatagtggacaatccctccggatatgaccagtctctccacaacggaaacaagctccagaagctctatggcacttgtcggatggatggttcttcccacagtgatcacacttgtccttcttaccgaaacggacaacacctccagaaccagaggaagaagtagatccagacttcttaaaagattgggcacggggacccaaagaactagcaggcctcgactgaggaaaagacctgttccgtcgaatgctgtcctccgcctggtgacaacggctcaccaaaccctcgtaggacatgtcgtcgccaaccgccacacggtcatggatctcagggttaaggtcctgaaggaacagattatacttcatcccagagctgtcagcaatctcggggcaataggataacagatcaaagaacttctgttgatactcatcgatagacatggcttcCTGTCGCAGACttagtagctcgcctgccttcgactgacggagtgcaggaggaaaatacagcttctgaaaagctgtgcggaactcagcccaggtggccactcctctcgccgcaacaaaaggtgcagaagtaaacctccaccacctgtgcgcacgtccatccagaagataacccagggtctccatcttctgctcctcggtgcattggaaagtctgaaaagtcatctctaTGCAGTCTAatcagttctccgcatcctctggagactcacctccaactaagggcttaggacccatagataAGAATTgacgcacagtgaaatgctcgtcgtcatgatgacgatgacgccgttctcgacgccgttctcggtcggcatcgccccaacgaccgcctccacttccgtggctactctcatcatcgtagtttgccatctacaaaaatacatcatgatgagactaaattccaagaatacttttgcatgctctgataccataaatgtaatgacccttacccggatcacctactaaacagaacttagacatgcaattaacttaataaaacagatatcagaataaactgcggaaaccataaataaatacaatcccaaggaaaggaatctgtaatttatccaaatattatacaaccaaatcgaatagctgtatcaatccaaaacaatagaaataaaacctagacgaagctccagctggccaaccactgcctagcccctcttggatccacccgcctcgtccaatcgcaaacctgccccatggaatagggtgtccagaaacacagagtacgagatgtgaacataagacgctcagtacgagagtatgagtatacatgcatgcaaagtgaactccctataaactcgaggtcaaggatcagataacagagacagaccggaccctggtatgtagcacgctgtgccgtcgcttcagaaggtggctcccataccgaaatacaagtggatatgccggacccaaatcgatggaagtccaaccactaacaagatagggaaaaaccctactaacagacatctcgaaggagatagctcagtatgcaaatgaatgcagcataaatcaatgacatataaaccatgcagtcacataatacatgcatactcagtcaggatatctcgaatagtactttcgtacctcaaatcagtgcaagctctaccaactctaggtccacgcctatagtctgctctacactgccaaatgatactactatcattatagtgctctaaaagccttaactaagctattgcatactcctaaatatttataggaagcaaaagctatacctttgtccgtcgttagccctttgatgtcgatgcctccagaacttgggcacaactccgttatgactatcgaacgcctcgacgactcccgggtcaagcctaggaaggctataacaactcgaatacgactagagtaaagaggaaatccggaattggcaattgaaaatgaattctcggccttctatttatagacaacgatcggagcctccgatcctcgatcggaacgtccgaacctcgatcggaacgtccgaacctcgatcggaacatccgatcctgccatcggagctttcgaagatcctgatctgccacgtgtcaaaatatcacttgttgacttcggataggggtgatcggagcttccgatcctgatcgaagcttccgatcttgtcacacgtcatgcctgacgtaataccatcggagctttcgatcctgcatcggagcttccgatcctgttcggagcttccgaactcaccttcggagctttcgaactcttcacaagtaattatgattaatttcttaattactgattttggttacgggctactacacacacatatatatatatatataaataattttgaaatatgattttaattagtATTCTAATTTTTTGTACAAAGTATGATTTTGTTGGACTAATTTTTTCCcatcaaattttatttagtttttagttttttttttaaaaaaagttctCATAAAATTCTGGATAATTTGGGAAAAAATTGGTATATTTTAGAGACTAGAATTAGTTACCATCAAATTATATCTAatcattattaataaaatataatacaagATCATACTTTATAAGGAAAAAGGGGGCAATGAGATCCCACCCTTATGACATTGCTCTAAGAGTGAATTTAATGGTagatattttataaatacatgtagggtttgctattttttttagtggactcatatatatatgtcaatataaatatattcacttTTAGATGAAATTAACGTTAGGATATTATTCTAACTTATTAGGGTATGGTGAAATTTCCCGAAATAAGGTAATTAGAATGAAGGAAAGTAGATTTGAGCctctaaattaattaaaagttaaAACCTAAGATTTTATATACACACATGCATGTATAGATATTTCCCTAGATACTAGAAATAGTGTTGGTAAAACGATTGTAGTATCTAAATTAAAGATTAATTTGTCAATTAATGTCTTTTGACCGATACCCCCACAAAATTATTCCAATAATGCGatcctctcaagtctcaacttatggtatcaataaaaattaattttccgtTACAATCCTCCATAATTAAGACCTCAAATAATTACCCGCTCAGATAAATTCTCAAATCTGCTATCCAAAACGAAGGATTCTCGTGACAAAAAATTCCACACAAATTCATTATCATCTCCATAAATAATACTTCTCAAATCCTTTTTTTTCCcacttataaataaattatcccAAGTTCCCCTAACATGCACCATTAATTTGATCGACCATTTAGCTAGCAAAGTCGTAGGAATAATGTCTTCGAATTTGTTCGTGTTCGGCTTGGTttcttgtttgtttgttttggtTAAGAATGGTGTCTCGATGGACTATGGAGCTGCTTTAACTAAATCTTTGTTGTATTATGAAGCACAAAGATCAGGGAAGCTGCCGAGAAACCAAAGAGTTCAATGGAGAGCAGATTCAGCTCTTGATGATGGCAAATATGGAGGGGTACGTAAATTTTATTTGTATTCTccttttacatatatatatatatatatatatatatataaattttcagctgcccaacaaaTGTTGTCCAACTCGTCTCCGACAACTAAAATCTGGTATCGTGTTTTAGTGAtacgaaaaattaaaaaaaaaacaactaaaactcgGTACCGGATTTTAGTGATCGGGGATGAGGTGGACAagaatggttgggcagctgaaaattactctatatatatatagttttgatctcACATACTCTAGTGTGCAGAATTTTCGTGAGCGACCACTATAACTCACTATTGTGTTTTAGtgatttgttttttaatttgttttttagaAACCACTAATGAGCTTTAGTGGCCGCTGCACTAAGATGTATGAGaacaactatatatatatttacacacacacgtaccCTAATCTAGTACGTGCGTGCATGTCTCGttttttgatttgtttgattttttttgtatttttatgcTATCGACGTATAATTTTTTaaaggaaataaaaaaaaaattcgccgTTATGTGGACCGAAATTTAACTTGAAGGTCGAAGTCGATAAGTTTTTATTACtgattagtttttattttggaATCTAAGAAGTTTTCAGTTTTGAATCGCAAGTTTACGtgaaatttcattttaatttagTTAAATTATTAACGATATGTCAAAATTTCAAAGTCTACAACTCATTATGTCATAGTACGATAAGAAAATCACCGCACAGTCATCTAAAAAAtccaaattcaaaaaattatataaaacagtACCATAATTTAAAAGgtaacaaaaaattatttcactTAAAGAATTATTCTAATTAATTCTCCAAAAACTATATAGAAAAGaattactaaaattttaattttaattcatatAGTATCTGAATTATATCAGACAATTACTCGAAACAATAAATGATTGTACgtaggaaaaaaaattatgtagacACAATACAATATATGAACTACTATTTATAAAATCATATAACTCACGAATTTTGGTTTTGTGCAGATTGATCTTGTTGGTGGATACTACGATGCCGGAGACAACGTAAAATTCGGGCTCCCGATGGCGTTCACGGTGACGATGCTATCGTGGAGCGTGATCGAATTCGGGCCCCAACTCCAGGCCCGAAACGAGCTGGGAAACGCCTTGAATGCCATCAAATGGGGAACAGATTACCTGATCAAGGCTCATCCCCAACCCAATGTGCTTTACGGGCAAGTCGGAGAAGGCGGGGCGGATCACTCGTGCTGGCAGAGGCCCGAAGACATGACCACTGCCCGGACTGTATTCGAGATAGATGAACAGCACCCCGGATCCGATCTCGCCGGTGAAACGGCTGCCGCATTTGCTGCTGCTGCTATTGCTTTCACAAAATCTGATCCCACTTATTCGTCTACGCTTATCAATCATGCTAAACAGGTAAATCGTGGTCCTATTGTTTACCAACATTCTCTTAAGCAACTTTGGATCCATCCATCTCACTCAAgccaatatattttataattttttttaaaataaaaaaatacaaagtaaacatatatatagaatagataattgcatttataaattcattcaataaattaatagaatgagttaaaatattttattaaaatatttattttgataatgtTTTCAATGTTATCGATCATGTTAGAGTTTTTCTTCTTTATATATATGACATTGTTTACAAATGTTTAACATGATAAAGTTACATAATACACATAATTGTTACAACTAAGTCTCGTACCCCCGAGACTTTATCCCCAACTTGAGAACTTCATACCAGATAAGCTACAAGTAGTCATAAGACATCGGCatataatacataatttttCTGTAAGAGAATGTTGAAAAAATTAATgagaaatttatattttttgaaattgaaatttataCTGACTTTTAAATTTCCCCCCCCAAAAATACATGGAATTAATTTACGTACACGATTGGTTGCCATTGATGACAGCTATTTGATTTTGCCACAAATCATCTTGGTGAGTATCACAACAGCATTCCAGCAGGAGGCTTCTATTATAGCAGTGGATACGAGGTAAaacaattaatatatatatattgatcacaaatatttcaataaaaatcaacTAAATACATTAGTAAACGAAAACTTAGAAATCTTATGTTTTTCATGATTTTGTAATACACAGGATGAACTGTTATGGGCCGCTGCCTGGTTAGCCCGAGCCACCTATGGCAAACAATACCTCGATTTCATTGATCGACCGAACATCAACGGTGGAACGAGAAGCATGTTTTCGTGGGACGACAAATATATTGGTGCTCAAGTTCTTATCACCAAGGTCTGCACAAATTCTAGAATTATATTATAGACATGAAACGAGGGGATcgaaaaaaaggaaaaattaaAGTTAAATTCATCTAATGTTGTCTTGAATTGAATTTCAGAGTGTTGCGGATGGTACAATTCCAAGAATTGGCAACTTGGACCAGTATAAGGCTTCTGCTGAGCAATTCATTTGCAATTGCATGCAAAAAGGAAATGGCAATGTTCAAAGAACAAGTCATGGCCTTCTATGGTTTCAAGAATGGAACAATCTTCAGTATGTCACGAGCGCGACGTTTATCACGACGGTATACGCAGAGCTTCTTGCCAAAACACAGGGTTCCATACAATGCCCCGGAGACACCGTTTGGTCCAGCGATTTAGTCGCGCTTACTCGATCACAAGTAAGTATATATGCATGCATTTATAAAAATGGATTTCTTCACCAACTTGGATCAGAATCGCAAAATTCATAGTGTAGAGGCTTGTCTTTGTCGACTTGTGGGATCTAAGAGGCCTAGCCTCTATTTATCTATAactttcacttttttttttttgaaggttATAACTTTCACTTTTAaagtgtaatatatatataacttataaTGGAGAACCCTAATTCCAAAAAAGCCCTAGTAGTaacttcttgattttttttttatctattttttttgtAGGTGGACTACATATTGGGATCAAACCCTAAGGGATTGAGCTACATGGTAGGGTTCGGATATAACTATCCGAAGAGGGTTCACCATCGGGCAGCCTCGATTGTGTCGATAAAGAAACAGCCGGAACCGGTGGGCTGCCAAGAGGGTTTTGATTTATGGTTCCACAAAAATGCTGATAACCCGAATGTCATCGATGGAGCGATCGTTGGAGGACCGGATAAAAGCGACCAGTACGGAGATGTGAGGGAGAATTATCAGCAATCTGAGCCTGCAACTGCAAACACTGCTCCATTTGTTGGGGTTTTAGCACGCCTAGCTTGAAAATATTACCATATAATATAATCTAACATATGAATGAGGACTGGCCTAATGGTGCATAATTATTACCATTAGGAATTACAATTAATTATCTTATAAACATATATAGAAGATAATGAAACACTTTTATGTTCCATATATCTTATTGTTGTGGAATGATATTTGCATTAGCCCTATATATAATTATCACCACATGTGTATATATGTTTCCAGCAAAACCTTATAAACCCCAAAAGTCTCACTATTTACACTCCAGTTTTTTGAAACGTAATCCAGCTTTTATTTTTCATTGATGCCATAatgatatatatgtaatattgtaatattaaaaaattaagaaatataaatatatattatatttacttATTTAGATACTTTTCTTGCCACGAACCGTACATGgtgtaaaatatataaatatatacatatacatacatacatacatatatatatatatataatatatatatatatatatatatatatataatttcgttCATTTTGGAGTAACAATTTCTTTGATGTGGGGATATTAATCTCATCATTTCATAAAAAATGtggatcgagcgagaaaaatATGAGTTCGTTAATTTAGAACACAAAGTCTCTTGTGAGACGGTTTCATGGGTCAATTTCGTGAGACTGGTCTCTTAATTGGATCAccgatgaaaaaaatattacttttttatgctaaaagtatattactttttattgtaaatatgagtagGATTAACCCGTCCCACGGATAAAAAtccgtgagaccgtctcacaaaagACCTACTCATCAATTTAGAAATGTGATGTTTTTTGTAATTAGTGAAATCCTTTACTTCATTCTTTGCTATATTTCAAATTACTGGACAAATATGTATGTGtgacatataataatttttatagcagcctagttccattttacaagaccaagtgattttaaacatgttaagaaatgacatataattttaaaagtggcaaAACATGTTTAAAGAGTCATTATTtagtgaaaataagtggaaaatcagatccaaaacgtccaaaaatggtaggatGGGTCCCCGGGGATCTCAGACAGTCCAAAAGCAGCCAAACGAGTTTGGAAAGACTGAagcagttcggagcgtccgaaccagaATGGACGCAATGAACtgcagaacggacgcaatgaTCTAAGAGATGTACAAGTGTCCTTGATGAGGTTAGCAAGATTATGTCAGTAGTGATATCATGGCCAGAACGGACGCAAAGAActgcagaacggacgcaacgttctagGCCAGGGATAGGTGTGCGGTTTGCATAtaattggatcgacacatggcAGGACAGGTGGAAAATGTACGCAATGTTCTCCGTCTATAAATCTGGGTTCCGAGGGCcacatttctcacaccaatttccAACTTCTCTCTCGGTATTTAATTAGTGTATTCTaggggttttggggtgtttTCAGCCTTCCTAGCCTTGGTCTGGAGGATTGGCAAGGCACCCTGAGGTTGCTGCAgagaggtgcccaagttctggggcagtcgtcatcagagggctgacgacggacgcatgtataactctggttccttatagtaaatagggagtatgctatagcgtagttaagacttttagaataatattataatgcatgagtactttgcattgtagtatggacgataggcttggacataTAGCTAGTTTAGCATTGCCTAATATATGCGGTACataagtattattcgagatatccagattgagtatgcatgtattatgtgttcgcatggattatgtgattgcatgttttatatgactttatatacatcatgtcatgactgtatgttacatacatgagcatattgagcctgtatCTTTATGGTATCCTGTATTAGGGTTTTTACCATATcctgtcagtagatggttggacacatagatTCATGTTAGGTCACCAATATCAGTTGGCCGACACATgagctcgtgtcaggtcactgatgattggttggacacgtgtacttgtgttaggtcaccataaGGGCATCTAGGTATGTCggtcacctcctgtagcgacGACTCAGCGTGGCACATACCAGGGCCCAAGTTTGTTCTTGATAAGATATttttgacctgagtgtcttggtatccagttcacttgcatacgtgcacatataataccgtatactcatactctcgtactgagcttatcatgctcacgtcccgtactttgttgtatttggacaccctattccatggggcaggccTGCGGCTGGATGAtacgggtggttccaggagagcttaggcgatggatGGCCAACAGAGttttgtctaggcttttgttttTGATGTATTTGAGTTGATACAAATTTCGACATGATTGTATCataattatttaggatttattTATGCTTTTTTGCTGATATTttctgatgatttatttaattaagttaaattaaatgcatgcttaagcttctgattagtaggtgatcatgatGCCGGTCACTACAATTTCaattatgtaattatttaatttccaagataaataatataaaacttaGGGCCAATTATGCATGTAccatataaacaattaaacatataCAAATTATAATTACATTATTTTTGTATTTAtcgaaattattaatttaacaaATTGTTCCATGTTAATTAAACTCACGAACCTATTTACTATTATACatgaatttaataaaacaaaacttaaatgaattttaaattttaatttatataaatatatacacaaattattcaaaaaaaaagacatacataaataaatacatacatacatacatacatacatatatgaaactgggaaaaattgcaaatttagtcctgtatgtttgtcactttgcgattttggtcctttatgttttcacatttcagttttagtcctgtatgtttcaatttttggcaatttcggtcctttttcttcaaaaatgctgacgtggcactgtacacgtcagctccacatcagcattgaatttgtgccacgtcagcgccacatcggaaaaaggactaaaattgccaaaaaaataaagatagcggactaaaactgcaatctgaaaatataaaggactaaaatcgcaaagtgacaaacatacaggaccaaaaaaacaattttccctaTGAAACTATGGTAAAGTATAGAATCTATACGAGGGAAGAAAAGAAttaggaaaaatatttttttagtccATTAACTTGCCCATTTTttagttttggtccattaattttttaaattttggttttgataCACGAACTTTTAGTTTTCGGGTATTTTGGTCCAACTGATAATGTGACACCGGAAAATGCTGTCATAACACCGTAAAATGATGATGTGTCTAGCTGCCACATCAGCaattggaccaaaatcattgaaaattaaaagttagtgtaccaaaaccaaaatttaaaaaattaatggaccaaaatcAAAAAGTGGACAAGTTATTGGATCAAAAAAACATTTTCGCAAATAATTATTCTCATTGAAATAACACCAAAACTCTTGTGAGATGGTCTCACGAGTTAATTTTGTGAAACGAGTCGTTTATTTGGGTCacccatgaaaaattattattttttatgccaaaattattaatttttattataaatatgagctagattgacccgtctcacagATAAAATCTGTGAAATCGTCTCACAAAAAACCTACTCTTGAATTGATTAAGCGTACAAGTTACACTCtaatatatacaaaaaaataaCAGAATATCTAAATTTCAAATCCTATCTAATccttaattaaaatttgaatGAATACTCATCAAATCTATTTAAATCTTTAACACTTCCTCTCAAGCTTGGCGGTATATATTTGTCATGTCAATCTTATACTTCAATTCTTCAAAGTTTGGTCGATGGAGGACTTTTGTCAAGATACCGACCAGCTGCATGTGAGAGAGAACATAGTGGAGATcgattattttattatcaatgtTTTCGGTTATGAAATGTCTGTCTAATTCCGCATGCTTGGTTCGGTCATTGTGGACTGCATTATTGGAAATTTTTAAGGCTACTTGGTTGTCACACATCATATCTATTGGATGAATATCTCTCATCTTCATTTCATTATTAAGCATCATTTTAAGCCACATGTGTGCACAAATTCCATTGGATAAAGCATGTGATTCAGCTTTTGCACTATTTCTAGCGGCAAATTGTTGTTTTTTGCTTCTCCATATCACTATATTACCCCATACAAATGAGCAGTATCTAAATATAGAATGTCTATCAATATTTATCAATAGGACAAcctgcccaatcagcatctATATAGACTTTAATACTTCGGATTGTAGTATTCCCAAAGAGCGCCCTTTTACGGGTGTTCCCTTTTGGTATCTCATCACTCGATATACATCTTCCATGTGTTCTTCAGTGGGTTTAGTTATGAACTTACTGACAACACTCACAATGTATCCAATGCCAGGTCTGGTGTGTGATAAATAGATCAATTTGCCAACCAACCACCAGTATCTTCCTTTGTCAACAAGTGTTTGGTTCCCATTCATCCTTGTTTTCACGTTTGGATCCATCCGGGGTATCGACTGATTCACAATCTATCATTCATGTCTCTTTTAGTAGGTCCAAAACATACTTTCTTTGCGAAATTGAAATTTCGTGAGATGATCTAGCTACTTCCGTacccaaaaatatttaagataTCCTAGATCTTTCATTTCAAACTCTCTTGAAATGACACCTTTTACACGAGTCATTTCTGCTTCATGATTTTCTGTGAGAAAgttgtcatcaacatagatAATCAAAGCAGTGGTCATTCACTCAATGTGTTTAACAAATAGAGTGTGATCTGACTGACATTGTAGGTATCTTTATTTTGTCAACACATTTGTAAACCGATAAAACCAAGCCCGAGGTGACTATTTAAGGCCGTATAAAGACTTTTTCAACCTGCATACTTTGTTTCTCACAACTTCTATCAGAAATCCCGAGGGAATATCCTTGTACATTTATTCCCCCAACTCCCCATTGAGGAATGGATATTTAACATCTAGTTGTAATCATGGCCAGTCAAGTTTGACAGCAA comes from Henckelia pumila isolate YLH828 chromosome 4, ASM3356847v2, whole genome shotgun sequence and encodes:
- the LOC140860705 gene encoding endoglucanase 14-like; translation: MSSNLFVFGLVSCLFVLVKNGVSMDYGAALTKSLLYYEAQRSGKLPRNQRVQWRADSALDDGKYGGIDLVGGYYDAGDNVKFGLPMAFTVTMLSWSVIEFGPQLQARNELGNALNAIKWGTDYLIKAHPQPNVLYGQVGEGGADHSCWQRPEDMTTARTVFEIDEQHPGSDLAGETAAAFAAAAIAFTKSDPTYSSTLINHAKQLFDFATNHLGEYHNSIPAGGFYYSSGYEDELLWAAAWLARATYGKQYLDFIDRPNINGGTRSMFSWDDKYIGAQVLITKSVADGTIPRIGNLDQYKASAEQFICNCMQKGNGNVQRTSHGLLWFQEWNNLQYVTSATFITTVYAELLAKTQGSIQCPGDTVWSSDLVALTRSQVDYILGSNPKGLSYMVGFGYNYPKRVHHRAASIVSIKKQPEPVGCQEGFDLWFHKNADNPNVIDGAIVGGPDKSDQYGDVRENYQQSEPATANTAPFVGVLARLA